A stretch of the Bdellovibrio sp. 22V genome encodes the following:
- a CDS encoding arginine N-succinyltransferase: MSFIVRSVQYDDLGQLVDLAKQFNLLNLPGDKKVIGEKIERSEASFAGKLPKDKAEYLFVVEDIEEKMVVGSSLVLAKHGNEEVPHSFFKIFKRDHFSEDLGIGFIHQVLRFQLDFDGPTEIGGLLVDKSYRRRPEKLGKQISLSRFLYMGLYPEKFENRVLCELTPPLTDEGRSEFWEALGRRFTGLPYQEADLLSQSHKEFIESLFPQDDIYLCLLDSKARLVLGRVGEATKPAQHLLESIGFSYLDEVDPFDGGPHYGANVEDILPIKYGKRLKVVETKEASFKEQFLIATTGEEFKVSLGAADIRGTEVAIPAKVRQLLGVETGEEVYLSPFNYNRGK, translated from the coding sequence ATGAGTTTTATAGTACGCTCAGTTCAATACGATGATTTAGGTCAGTTGGTGGATCTCGCCAAGCAATTCAATCTTTTGAATTTGCCAGGCGATAAAAAAGTCATCGGCGAGAAAATCGAACGCAGCGAAGCTTCGTTCGCCGGAAAACTACCTAAAGACAAAGCAGAGTATTTATTCGTTGTTGAAGATATCGAAGAAAAAATGGTTGTAGGAAGTTCCTTGGTGCTGGCTAAGCACGGCAACGAAGAAGTTCCTCACAGCTTTTTTAAAATCTTCAAGCGCGATCATTTCTCTGAAGATCTGGGAATCGGTTTTATTCATCAAGTTTTGCGTTTCCAGTTGGATTTCGACGGACCGACAGAGATCGGCGGTCTTTTGGTTGATAAATCATATCGTCGGCGTCCGGAAAAATTGGGAAAACAAATCAGCTTGTCGCGTTTTCTTTACATGGGTTTGTACCCAGAGAAGTTTGAAAACCGCGTGCTGTGTGAGCTGACTCCGCCATTGACCGATGAGGGCCGCTCGGAATTCTGGGAGGCCTTGGGCCGCCGCTTTACAGGATTGCCTTATCAGGAAGCGGATTTGCTCAGTCAATCGCACAAAGAATTTATCGAAAGCCTTTTCCCGCAGGATGATATTTATTTGTGCTTGTTGGATTCAAAGGCGCGCTTGGTTCTGGGCCGGGTTGGTGAGGCGACGAAGCCGGCGCAACATCTTTTAGAGAGCATTGGTTTTTCTTATTTAGATGAAGTAGATCCTTTCGATGGCGGACCTCATTACGGCGCCAATGTCGAAGACATCCTGCCAATTAAATACGGAAAACGCTTGAAAGTTGTCGAGACAAAAGAAGCCTCTTTCAAAGAGCAGTTTCTTATCGCAACAACTGGCGAAGAATTTAAAGTGTCCTTGGGTGCAGCGGATATTCGCGGCACTGAGGTGGCGATTCCGGCAAAAGTTCGACAGCTTTTGGGCGTGGAAACCGGCGAAGAAGTTTATTTATCTCCATTTAATTACAACAGAGGGAAGTAA
- a CDS encoding succinylglutamate-semialdehyde dehydrogenase — protein sequence MSTTQIFEVKYKGDFINGRFVPVSKGDGEFKDISPSDLNDVVMTVPFKHEHIDEACVAAKKAYPAWAMLSMDERKNYLMRLKELFDANAEQMAQIISRDTGKPSWEAMTEAKALGAKIDITLNQSIKLIADERIPNALPQVEGVIRHRSRGVMAVVGPFNFPAHLPNGHIIPALIAGNTIVFKPSEQTPAVGQFMAELFEKAQFPQGVFNLVQGDGAAGGRLVANEHVDGILFTGSYEVGLKIKQETLTHYWKILALEMGGKNATVVWHDADLDKAVYESLVGAYMTSGQRCSGTSRIILHPKIAEEFTERFYQAAKKLTIGHWSENTFMGTLINAAAVEKYIRFQEIANRENCESLMRGKALDLKHKGYYVTPSIHLVKKFDPNSVYQKSEIFGPNVAIYQTDDWDHAMEIVNSTGYGLVMALFSKDKALYEDALFKARVGLLNWNRTTNGASSRLPFGGMGKSGNDRPSAHFAIQYCTVPVASLEDPTPFDPTKILPGMNLDMK from the coding sequence ATGAGCACCACCCAAATTTTCGAAGTAAAATACAAAGGTGACTTTATCAACGGACGTTTTGTTCCCGTTTCCAAAGGAGATGGAGAATTTAAAGACATCAGTCCGTCGGATCTTAACGACGTGGTTATGACAGTGCCGTTTAAGCACGAGCATATCGACGAAGCTTGCGTCGCTGCAAAGAAAGCTTACCCTGCCTGGGCGATGCTTTCGATGGACGAACGCAAAAATTATTTGATGCGCCTGAAAGAACTTTTTGACGCGAATGCAGAGCAGATGGCGCAAATTATTTCTCGTGATACGGGAAAGCCTTCTTGGGAAGCGATGACTGAAGCGAAAGCTTTGGGCGCAAAAATCGATATCACTCTGAATCAGTCCATTAAACTGATTGCTGACGAAAGAATTCCAAATGCTCTTCCGCAAGTGGAAGGTGTGATTCGCCATCGTTCTCGCGGTGTTATGGCAGTTGTTGGACCTTTCAACTTCCCGGCGCATCTTCCTAACGGACATATTATTCCAGCTTTGATTGCGGGTAATACGATTGTCTTCAAACCTTCTGAACAAACTCCCGCTGTCGGCCAATTTATGGCGGAGCTTTTTGAAAAAGCTCAATTCCCCCAAGGTGTTTTCAATCTTGTTCAAGGGGATGGAGCTGCAGGCGGTCGCTTGGTGGCCAATGAACACGTGGATGGAATTCTCTTCACGGGTTCTTACGAAGTAGGTCTTAAAATCAAACAAGAGACACTCACGCACTACTGGAAAATTCTTGCACTTGAAATGGGTGGCAAGAACGCGACGGTGGTATGGCATGATGCGGATTTAGATAAAGCTGTTTACGAAAGTTTGGTGGGCGCGTACATGACTTCAGGTCAGCGCTGCTCGGGAACAAGCCGTATTATTCTTCATCCGAAAATTGCCGAGGAATTCACGGAAAGATTCTATCAAGCTGCGAAAAAACTCACGATCGGGCACTGGAGCGAGAATACTTTCATGGGTACGCTGATCAACGCGGCGGCTGTTGAAAAGTACATCCGCTTCCAAGAAATTGCGAATCGTGAGAATTGTGAAAGTTTGATGCGCGGTAAAGCTTTGGATTTGAAGCACAAAGGTTACTACGTTACTCCTTCAATTCATTTGGTGAAAAAATTCGATCCAAACAGCGTTTATCAGAAATCCGAGATCTTCGGGCCTAACGTCGCGATTTACCAAACCGACGATTGGGATCACGCCATGGAAATTGTAAACTCCACAGGATATGGACTGGTGATGGCGCTCTTTTCTAAAGACAAGGCTCTTTATGAAGATGCTTTGTTTAAGGCGCGCGTGGGTCTATTGAACTGGAACCGCACGACGAACGGAGCAAGCTCACGTTTGCCATTTGGTGGAATGGGTAAATCGGGTAATGATCGTCCGTCGGCGCACTTTGCAATTCAGTATTGCACGGTGCCTGTAGCGAGCTTGGAAGATCCAACACCTTTTGATCCGACAAAAATTTTGCCGGGTATGAATTTGGATATGAAATAA
- the mltG gene encoding endolytic transglycosylase MltG, translated as MKKTVVVFVLGIIALGLAIGGSIAFVGYEFLHSRPSDVAQDVIYEVTPGKGFNSIATELEQKGLIKNAFFFSMYARLKGDRSKLKVGEYLLRTNMVPAEVLDTITSGKSVARSFTVSEGLSTYEIADLYEKQGFGTATEFMQLIRDQQLIQTLLGEPRETLEGYLFPETYMLTKFTDTKTLISNMVKRFLYVYNEVKPMGVIQGLDRHQVVTLASIIEKETGAPEERPLISSVFHNRLAKRMRLQTDPTVIYGKAEKSGKIEINITRNDLLTPTRYNTYVIYGLPPGPIANPGREALLAAMKPQESSYLFFVSQNDGTHVFSEDYLGHQKAVKKFQLDSKAREGKSWRDLKKKAISPTKN; from the coding sequence ATGAAAAAGACAGTTGTCGTTTTTGTTCTTGGAATTATTGCTTTGGGACTCGCTATCGGCGGAAGCATCGCTTTCGTGGGTTATGAGTTCTTGCATTCACGTCCTAGCGATGTGGCTCAGGATGTGATTTACGAGGTGACCCCAGGAAAAGGCTTTAATTCCATTGCCACCGAGCTTGAGCAAAAGGGCTTGATCAAAAACGCCTTCTTTTTTTCCATGTATGCGCGTCTTAAAGGAGATCGCTCGAAATTAAAAGTCGGCGAATATCTTTTGCGCACGAACATGGTGCCAGCCGAGGTTCTTGACACAATCACTTCCGGAAAAAGTGTCGCTCGCAGCTTTACTGTGAGCGAAGGTCTTAGCACTTACGAGATCGCCGATCTTTACGAGAAACAAGGTTTTGGAACTGCGACGGAATTCATGCAATTGATTCGCGATCAGCAGTTGATTCAAACCCTTTTGGGTGAACCTCGCGAGACTCTGGAGGGTTATTTATTCCCAGAGACTTACATGCTGACGAAATTCACGGACACGAAAACTTTGATCTCTAATATGGTGAAAAGATTTTTGTACGTGTACAACGAGGTGAAACCCATGGGGGTCATCCAGGGTTTAGACCGCCATCAAGTTGTGACTTTGGCGAGCATCATTGAAAAAGAAACCGGCGCTCCTGAAGAAAGACCCTTGATTTCTTCAGTCTTCCACAATCGTTTGGCAAAAAGAATGCGACTTCAGACGGATCCGACAGTCATTTATGGAAAGGCTGAAAAATCCGGAAAGATCGAAATTAATATCACAAGAAACGATTTGCTGACGCCGACTCGCTATAACACTTACGTGATTTACGGGCTTCCACCGGGACCTATTGCGAATCCGGGCCGCGAAGCGCTCTTGGCGGCGATGAAACCGCAAGAAAGCAGCTATCTGTTCTTTGTCAGTCAAAACGACGGTACTCACGTGTTTTCAGAAGACTATCTGGGACATCAGAAAGCCGTAAAGAAGTTCCAGCTCGACAGCAAAGCTCGCGAAGGAAAGTCTTGGCGAGACCTTAAGAAGAAAGCTATCAGTCCGACTAAGAATTAA
- a CDS encoding M20/M25/M40 family metallo-hydrolase gives MDFVEACRQLIAIDSTPTNGNREIAKWVAAFCRQKGLYVEEQEEIVGDLAQANIIARPTDARPTAELLLQTHLDTVDPGPFSLWTETGSNPFDAHIIDGKIYGLGAADVKLDFLCKLEALSSFGDGRDWRLPPVLVGTFGEESGMQGALKLIRKNKVSAKMALIGEPSDLQVINAAKGFASVEIRVPFSDEEMLYRQEHNLRESTSTQSKLFRGKAAHSSTPHLGESAVIKMLEYLMMLPDTVNIMEMDGGINFNTVPSNAFLEIDMVSMIDNPISKKIANIYRAVKALELDFLDFKDNDFYPSTPTLNIGLVRTNEDDIQISGTCRIPPVITHEIYEGWMDRLRQVCEENGASFRVNDYKKPFRTEMNSILVKGCLDELRSMGLNDKPITQASTNEASIFSRIGVECVCFGPGKREGNVHTPQEHVSLADLEKAIEFYKRIIERFCL, from the coding sequence TTGGATTTTGTCGAGGCCTGCCGCCAATTAATAGCGATTGATAGCACACCCACGAACGGTAATCGCGAGATTGCAAAGTGGGTGGCGGCCTTTTGCCGTCAAAAAGGTCTTTATGTAGAGGAACAGGAAGAAATCGTCGGTGATCTTGCGCAAGCAAACATCATCGCGCGACCTACCGACGCAAGACCGACCGCAGAGTTGCTTTTGCAAACGCACCTCGACACCGTGGACCCCGGTCCGTTTTCTCTTTGGACGGAAACGGGATCGAATCCGTTTGATGCGCATATCATCGACGGAAAGATTTATGGCCTGGGTGCCGCGGACGTAAAGTTGGATTTTCTTTGCAAGCTCGAAGCTTTGTCTTCTTTTGGCGACGGACGTGATTGGCGATTGCCGCCGGTTCTTGTCGGAACTTTCGGCGAAGAATCGGGAATGCAAGGAGCTTTGAAGCTGATTCGTAAAAACAAAGTATCGGCGAAGATGGCTCTGATTGGTGAGCCTTCGGATTTACAAGTGATCAATGCGGCAAAAGGGTTCGCGAGCGTTGAGATTCGCGTGCCTTTCTCGGATGAAGAAATGCTGTATCGACAAGAACACAATCTGCGCGAGAGTACGTCCACGCAATCAAAACTCTTCCGCGGAAAAGCGGCTCATTCATCCACTCCGCATTTAGGGGAGAGCGCCGTTATTAAGATGCTCGAGTATTTGATGATGTTGCCGGATACGGTGAATATCATGGAGATGGATGGCGGTATTAATTTTAACACCGTGCCGAGCAACGCCTTTTTAGAAATTGATATGGTGTCGATGATCGACAATCCGATTTCTAAGAAGATCGCTAATATTTATCGCGCGGTGAAAGCGTTGGAGTTGGATTTTTTGGATTTCAAAGACAACGACTTCTATCCCAGCACTCCGACTTTGAATATTGGTTTGGTAAGAACGAATGAAGATGACATTCAAATTTCGGGAACATGCCGTATTCCTCCGGTTATTACGCACGAGATTTATGAAGGCTGGATGGATCGTCTGCGCCAGGTGTGCGAAGAAAACGGCGCAAGTTTCCGCGTGAACGATTACAAAAAACCTTTCCGCACGGAAATGAATTCGATCCTGGTGAAAGGTTGTTTGGATGAATTGCGTTCGATGGGCCTGAATGACAAGCCTATCACGCAAGCTTCCACGAACGAGGCGAGTATTTTTTCTCGCATCGGAGTTGAATGTGTGTGTTTCGGTCCCGGAAAAAGGGAAGGAAATGTACACACTCCGCAAGAGCATGTGTCTTTGGCGGATTTAGAAAAAGCCATTGAGTTTTACAAAAGAATCATCGAAAGGTTTTGCTTATGA